One Choloepus didactylus isolate mChoDid1 chromosome 8, mChoDid1.pri, whole genome shotgun sequence DNA window includes the following coding sequences:
- the PACSIN2 gene encoding protein kinase C and casein kinase substrate in neurons protein 2 isoform X1: MSVTYDDSVGVEVSSDSFWEVGNYKRTVKRIDDGHRLCGDLMNCLHERARIEKAYAQQLTEWARRWRQLVEKGPQYGTVEKAWVAVMSEAERVSELHLEVKASLMNEDFEKIKNWQKEAFHKQMMGGFKETKEAEDGFRKAQKPWAKKLKEVEASKKAYHTACKEEKLATSRETNSKADPSLNPEQLKKLQDKVEKCKQDVVKTREKYEKCLKELDQGTPQYMENMEQVFEQCQQFEEKRLRFFREVLLEVQKHLDLSNVASYKNIYHDLEQSIKAADAVEDLRWFRANHGPGMSMNWPQFEDEEWSADLNRTLSRREKKKAADGVTLTGINQTGDQGLQNKQSSSLSIPSNPAQSAQSQSSYNPFEDEDDTGSTVSEKEDIKAKNVSSYEKTQSYPTDWSDDESNNPFSSTDANGDSNPFDEDTTSGTEVRVRALYDYEGQEHDELSFKAGDELTKIEDEDEQGWCKGRLDNGQVGLYPANYVEAIQ; this comes from the exons GTCGGGAACTACAAGCGGACCGTGAAGCGGATCGACGATGGGCACCGCCTGTGCGGCGACCTCATGAACTGCCTGCATGAGCGGGCGCGCATCGAGAAGGCCTATGCGCAGCAGCTCACTGAGTGGGCCCGGCGCTGGAGGCAGCTCGTGGAGAAGG GGCCTCAGTACGGGACGGTGGAGAAGGCCTGGGTGGCCGTCATGTCCGAGGCGGAGAGAGTGAGCGAGCTGCACCTCGAGGTGAAGGCCTCACTGATGAATGAGGACTTCGAGAAGATCAAGAATTGGCAGAAGGAGGCCTTTCACAAGCAGATGATGGGGGGCTTTAAGGAGACCAAAGAGGCCGAGGATGGCTTTCGGAAGGCACAGAAGCCCTGGGCCAAGAAGCTTAAAGAG GTAGAAGCATCGAAGAAAGCCTACCACACCGCGTGCAAAGAGGAGAAGCTGGCAACATCCCGAGAGACCAATAGCAAAGCTGACCCATCGCTCAATCCCGAACAGCttaagaaattgcaagacaaaGTAGAAAAGTGCAAGCAAGATGTTGTCAAG ACCAGAGAAAAGTATGAGAAGTGCCTAAAGGAGCTTGACCAGGGCACCCCCCAGTACATGGAGAACATGGAGCAGGTGTTCGAGCAGTGCCAGCAGTTCGAGGAGAAGCGCCTGCGCTTCTTCCGGGAAGTCCTGCTGGAGGTTCAGAAGCACCTAGACCTGTCAAATGTGGCCAG CTACAAAAATATTTACCATGACTTGGAGCAGAGCATCAAAGCTGCAGACGCAGTGGAGGACTTGAGGTGGTTCAGAGCCAATCACGGTCCGGGAATGTCCATGAACTGGCCTCAGTTTGAG GATGAG GAATGGTCAGCAGACCTGAATCGAACTCTCAGCCggagagagaagaagaaggcTGCTGACGGTGTCACTCTGACGGGCATCAACCAAACAGGCGACCAGGGTTTGCAGAACAAGCAGAGCAG CAGCCTTAGTATCCCGAGCAACCCCGCACAGTCAGCGCAGTCCCAGTCCAGCTACAACCCCTTCGAGGACGAGGACGACACAGGGAGCACCGTCAGTGAGAAGGAGGACATTAAGGCCAAAAA CGTGAGCAGCTACGAGAAGACCCAGAGCTACCCTACCGACTGGTCAGATGATGAATCTAACAACCCATTCTCCTCCACGGATGCCAACGGGGACTCAAATCCGTTTGATGAGGATACCACCTCGGGGACGGAAGTGCGGGTCCGGGCCCTTTACGACTACGAAGGGCAGGAGCATGACGAGCTGAGCTTCAAAGCGG GGGATGAGCTGACCAAGATAGAGGACGAGGATGAGCAGGGCTGGTGCAAGGGGCGCTTGGACAATGGACAGGTTGGCCTCTACCCAGCGAATTATGTCGAGGCCATCCAGTGA
- the PACSIN2 gene encoding protein kinase C and casein kinase substrate in neurons protein 2 isoform X2 has product MSVTYDDSVGVEVSSDSFWEVGNYKRTVKRIDDGHRLCGDLMNCLHERARIEKAYAQQLTEWARRWRQLVEKGPQYGTVEKAWVAVMSEAERVSELHLEVKASLMNEDFEKIKNWQKEAFHKQMMGGFKETKEAEDGFRKAQKPWAKKLKEVEASKKAYHTACKEEKLATSRETNSKADPSLNPEQLKKLQDKVEKCKQDVVKTREKYEKCLKELDQGTPQYMENMEQVFEQCQQFEEKRLRFFREVLLEVQKHLDLSNVASYKNIYHDLEQSIKAADAVEDLRWFRANHGPGMSMNWPQFEEWSADLNRTLSRREKKKAADGVTLTGINQTGDQGLQNKQSSSLSIPSNPAQSAQSQSSYNPFEDEDDTGSTVSEKEDIKAKNVSSYEKTQSYPTDWSDDESNNPFSSTDANGDSNPFDEDTTSGTEVRVRALYDYEGQEHDELSFKAGDELTKIEDEDEQGWCKGRLDNGQVGLYPANYVEAIQ; this is encoded by the exons GTCGGGAACTACAAGCGGACCGTGAAGCGGATCGACGATGGGCACCGCCTGTGCGGCGACCTCATGAACTGCCTGCATGAGCGGGCGCGCATCGAGAAGGCCTATGCGCAGCAGCTCACTGAGTGGGCCCGGCGCTGGAGGCAGCTCGTGGAGAAGG GGCCTCAGTACGGGACGGTGGAGAAGGCCTGGGTGGCCGTCATGTCCGAGGCGGAGAGAGTGAGCGAGCTGCACCTCGAGGTGAAGGCCTCACTGATGAATGAGGACTTCGAGAAGATCAAGAATTGGCAGAAGGAGGCCTTTCACAAGCAGATGATGGGGGGCTTTAAGGAGACCAAAGAGGCCGAGGATGGCTTTCGGAAGGCACAGAAGCCCTGGGCCAAGAAGCTTAAAGAG GTAGAAGCATCGAAGAAAGCCTACCACACCGCGTGCAAAGAGGAGAAGCTGGCAACATCCCGAGAGACCAATAGCAAAGCTGACCCATCGCTCAATCCCGAACAGCttaagaaattgcaagacaaaGTAGAAAAGTGCAAGCAAGATGTTGTCAAG ACCAGAGAAAAGTATGAGAAGTGCCTAAAGGAGCTTGACCAGGGCACCCCCCAGTACATGGAGAACATGGAGCAGGTGTTCGAGCAGTGCCAGCAGTTCGAGGAGAAGCGCCTGCGCTTCTTCCGGGAAGTCCTGCTGGAGGTTCAGAAGCACCTAGACCTGTCAAATGTGGCCAG CTACAAAAATATTTACCATGACTTGGAGCAGAGCATCAAAGCTGCAGACGCAGTGGAGGACTTGAGGTGGTTCAGAGCCAATCACGGTCCGGGAATGTCCATGAACTGGCCTCAGTTTGAG GAATGGTCAGCAGACCTGAATCGAACTCTCAGCCggagagagaagaagaaggcTGCTGACGGTGTCACTCTGACGGGCATCAACCAAACAGGCGACCAGGGTTTGCAGAACAAGCAGAGCAG CAGCCTTAGTATCCCGAGCAACCCCGCACAGTCAGCGCAGTCCCAGTCCAGCTACAACCCCTTCGAGGACGAGGACGACACAGGGAGCACCGTCAGTGAGAAGGAGGACATTAAGGCCAAAAA CGTGAGCAGCTACGAGAAGACCCAGAGCTACCCTACCGACTGGTCAGATGATGAATCTAACAACCCATTCTCCTCCACGGATGCCAACGGGGACTCAAATCCGTTTGATGAGGATACCACCTCGGGGACGGAAGTGCGGGTCCGGGCCCTTTACGACTACGAAGGGCAGGAGCATGACGAGCTGAGCTTCAAAGCGG GGGATGAGCTGACCAAGATAGAGGACGAGGATGAGCAGGGCTGGTGCAAGGGGCGCTTGGACAATGGACAGGTTGGCCTCTACCCAGCGAATTATGTCGAGGCCATCCAGTGA
- the PACSIN2 gene encoding protein kinase C and casein kinase substrate in neurons protein 2 isoform X3: protein MSVTYDDSVGVEVSSDSFWEVGNYKRTVKRIDDGHRLCGDLMNCLHERARIEKAYAQQLTEWARRWRQLVEKGPQYGTVEKAWVAVMSEAERVSELHLEVKASLMNEDFEKIKNWQKEAFHKQMMGGFKETKEAEDGFRKAQKPWAKKLKEVEASKKAYHTACKEEKLATSRETNSKADPSLNPEQLKKLQDKVEKCKQDVVKTREKYEKCLKELDQGTPQYMENMEQVFEQCQQFEEKRLRFFREVLLEVQKHLDLSNVASYKNIYHDLEQSIKAADAVEDLRWFRANHGPGMSMNWPQFEEWSADLNRTLSRREKKKAADGVTLTGINQTGDQGLQNKQSSLSIPSNPAQSAQSQSSYNPFEDEDDTGSTVSEKEDIKAKNVSSYEKTQSYPTDWSDDESNNPFSSTDANGDSNPFDEDTTSGTEVRVRALYDYEGQEHDELSFKAGDELTKIEDEDEQGWCKGRLDNGQVGLYPANYVEAIQ, encoded by the exons GTCGGGAACTACAAGCGGACCGTGAAGCGGATCGACGATGGGCACCGCCTGTGCGGCGACCTCATGAACTGCCTGCATGAGCGGGCGCGCATCGAGAAGGCCTATGCGCAGCAGCTCACTGAGTGGGCCCGGCGCTGGAGGCAGCTCGTGGAGAAGG GGCCTCAGTACGGGACGGTGGAGAAGGCCTGGGTGGCCGTCATGTCCGAGGCGGAGAGAGTGAGCGAGCTGCACCTCGAGGTGAAGGCCTCACTGATGAATGAGGACTTCGAGAAGATCAAGAATTGGCAGAAGGAGGCCTTTCACAAGCAGATGATGGGGGGCTTTAAGGAGACCAAAGAGGCCGAGGATGGCTTTCGGAAGGCACAGAAGCCCTGGGCCAAGAAGCTTAAAGAG GTAGAAGCATCGAAGAAAGCCTACCACACCGCGTGCAAAGAGGAGAAGCTGGCAACATCCCGAGAGACCAATAGCAAAGCTGACCCATCGCTCAATCCCGAACAGCttaagaaattgcaagacaaaGTAGAAAAGTGCAAGCAAGATGTTGTCAAG ACCAGAGAAAAGTATGAGAAGTGCCTAAAGGAGCTTGACCAGGGCACCCCCCAGTACATGGAGAACATGGAGCAGGTGTTCGAGCAGTGCCAGCAGTTCGAGGAGAAGCGCCTGCGCTTCTTCCGGGAAGTCCTGCTGGAGGTTCAGAAGCACCTAGACCTGTCAAATGTGGCCAG CTACAAAAATATTTACCATGACTTGGAGCAGAGCATCAAAGCTGCAGACGCAGTGGAGGACTTGAGGTGGTTCAGAGCCAATCACGGTCCGGGAATGTCCATGAACTGGCCTCAGTTTGAG GAATGGTCAGCAGACCTGAATCGAACTCTCAGCCggagagagaagaagaaggcTGCTGACGGTGTCACTCTGACGGGCATCAACCAAACAGGCGACCAGGGTTTGCAGAACAAGCAGAGCAG CCTTAGTATCCCGAGCAACCCCGCACAGTCAGCGCAGTCCCAGTCCAGCTACAACCCCTTCGAGGACGAGGACGACACAGGGAGCACCGTCAGTGAGAAGGAGGACATTAAGGCCAAAAA CGTGAGCAGCTACGAGAAGACCCAGAGCTACCCTACCGACTGGTCAGATGATGAATCTAACAACCCATTCTCCTCCACGGATGCCAACGGGGACTCAAATCCGTTTGATGAGGATACCACCTCGGGGACGGAAGTGCGGGTCCGGGCCCTTTACGACTACGAAGGGCAGGAGCATGACGAGCTGAGCTTCAAAGCGG GGGATGAGCTGACCAAGATAGAGGACGAGGATGAGCAGGGCTGGTGCAAGGGGCGCTTGGACAATGGACAGGTTGGCCTCTACCCAGCGAATTATGTCGAGGCCATCCAGTGA
- the PACSIN2 gene encoding protein kinase C and casein kinase substrate in neurons protein 2 isoform X4, protein MSVTYDDSVGVEVSSDSFWEVGNYKRTVKRIDDGHRLCGDLMNCLHERARIEKAYAQQLTEWARRWRQLVEKGPQYGTVEKAWVAVMSEAERVSELHLEVKASLMNEDFEKIKNWQKEAFHKQMMGGFKETKEAEDGFRKAQKPWAKKLKEVEASKKAYHTACKEEKLATSRETNSKADPSLNPEQLKKLQDKVEKCKQDVVKTREKYEKCLKELDQGTPQYMENMEQVFEQCQQFEEKRLRFFREVLLEVQKHLDLSNVASYKNIYHDLEQSIKAADAVEDLRWFRANHGPGMSMNWPQFEEWSADLNRTLSRREKKKAADGVTLTGINQTGDQGLQNKQSSVSSYEKTQSYPTDWSDDESNNPFSSTDANGDSNPFDEDTTSGTEVRVRALYDYEGQEHDELSFKAGDELTKIEDEDEQGWCKGRLDNGQVGLYPANYVEAIQ, encoded by the exons GTCGGGAACTACAAGCGGACCGTGAAGCGGATCGACGATGGGCACCGCCTGTGCGGCGACCTCATGAACTGCCTGCATGAGCGGGCGCGCATCGAGAAGGCCTATGCGCAGCAGCTCACTGAGTGGGCCCGGCGCTGGAGGCAGCTCGTGGAGAAGG GGCCTCAGTACGGGACGGTGGAGAAGGCCTGGGTGGCCGTCATGTCCGAGGCGGAGAGAGTGAGCGAGCTGCACCTCGAGGTGAAGGCCTCACTGATGAATGAGGACTTCGAGAAGATCAAGAATTGGCAGAAGGAGGCCTTTCACAAGCAGATGATGGGGGGCTTTAAGGAGACCAAAGAGGCCGAGGATGGCTTTCGGAAGGCACAGAAGCCCTGGGCCAAGAAGCTTAAAGAG GTAGAAGCATCGAAGAAAGCCTACCACACCGCGTGCAAAGAGGAGAAGCTGGCAACATCCCGAGAGACCAATAGCAAAGCTGACCCATCGCTCAATCCCGAACAGCttaagaaattgcaagacaaaGTAGAAAAGTGCAAGCAAGATGTTGTCAAG ACCAGAGAAAAGTATGAGAAGTGCCTAAAGGAGCTTGACCAGGGCACCCCCCAGTACATGGAGAACATGGAGCAGGTGTTCGAGCAGTGCCAGCAGTTCGAGGAGAAGCGCCTGCGCTTCTTCCGGGAAGTCCTGCTGGAGGTTCAGAAGCACCTAGACCTGTCAAATGTGGCCAG CTACAAAAATATTTACCATGACTTGGAGCAGAGCATCAAAGCTGCAGACGCAGTGGAGGACTTGAGGTGGTTCAGAGCCAATCACGGTCCGGGAATGTCCATGAACTGGCCTCAGTTTGAG GAATGGTCAGCAGACCTGAATCGAACTCTCAGCCggagagagaagaagaaggcTGCTGACGGTGTCACTCTGACGGGCATCAACCAAACAGGCGACCAGGGTTTGCAGAACAAGCAGAGCAG CGTGAGCAGCTACGAGAAGACCCAGAGCTACCCTACCGACTGGTCAGATGATGAATCTAACAACCCATTCTCCTCCACGGATGCCAACGGGGACTCAAATCCGTTTGATGAGGATACCACCTCGGGGACGGAAGTGCGGGTCCGGGCCCTTTACGACTACGAAGGGCAGGAGCATGACGAGCTGAGCTTCAAAGCGG GGGATGAGCTGACCAAGATAGAGGACGAGGATGAGCAGGGCTGGTGCAAGGGGCGCTTGGACAATGGACAGGTTGGCCTCTACCCAGCGAATTATGTCGAGGCCATCCAGTGA